The Flavobacteriales bacterium genomic sequence TCCATCCGGTTCCGGTAACCATAGGGTTGGTCGTAGTGCAGGGAGATCGCTTCTTCCGGAAAGCCTATCGCTTCCGCAATCAGTTTTCGTTTTCCGGCCAGTTGATCTTCATACGACTGGTCTTGAAGGCTGCATCCTCCGCACGCTCCGAATTTTTCACATTGAGGTGTATTCATGCCGCAAAGAAAACAATTGTGCGCGAACGTTCATTCACCCGTCACGCAAAAGTCGCAAGTTTCACATTCTTGCCTACTTTTGAGGCATGGCAACAGAAAGAATATACGGCCTCATCGGCTATCCGTTGGAGCACAGTTTTTCCAAAACCTACTTCACTGAAAAATTCCAGCGTGAGCATTTGGATGGTTGCACCTATGACAACTTTCCGATTCCGGATATCGAGTTATTTCCGGACATACTGAAGAACCCGAAGCTGAGCGGACTCAACGTAACCATCCCTTACAAAGAGCAGGTGATCCCTTATTTATCGGAATTGGATCCTGTTGCCCGCGAAATCGGTGCCGTGAATGTGATTCGCATTGCAAGGGATAACGGCCGTGTGATTTGCACCGGGTTCAATACAGACGCCTACGGTTTTGAAACATCACTCACTCCTTTGCTATCCGTAAAACACACAACCGCTCTTGTCCTGGGCACAGGCGGCGCAGCCAAAGCGGTGATTTACGTTTTGAACAAATTGGGGATGAAGGTAACGTTGGCAGGGCGAACCGCCAATGCATCCCGGATCCCGTTTGAGCAGGTAAATGAAAAACTGATCCGGGAACATTTGCTTGTCGTCAACACCACCCCATTGGGCATGCATCCGAATACCGAAGGCATTCCTCCTCTTCCCTACCATGCACTTTCATCGGATCATGTGTTATACGATCTGGTGTACAACCCGTCGGAAACCAGGTTCCTGCTCGAAGGCAAAAAGGCCGGTTGCAAAACGGAAAACGGACTGAAGATGCTGCACCTGCAGGCAGAAAAAGCATGGGAAACCTGGAACCGGTAAACCGCCGGACACCCAATCAATATTGGCTCTTATTGAAATTTCAAACAGGTTTTTGTTCAAAACAAAATAAGCACCCCACGGTCAATTTTGTTACATTTGTGGGAAAGCAAGTTCCCGCTTATGTTTTGGAACAACGGCAATCACGCTTCTGACCCGAAAGTACCCGCTGCAGTTGAAAGATATGAGCAGATGCTCAAGAATGGCAGTTTCACATTCCTTGATGCTTTCGAGTGGGAAGATGTGATCCAGTACTATATGGGTTGCAACAATGCCCGCATGGCACTGGATGCAACGAGGCGAGCCGTTGACCAATATCCTTACTCCACCAACTTCCTGCTTACCAAAGCCCAGCTGTTGGCCGCCAACGGTCGCATGCGTCTGGCGCTGCGTATCCTGAGCAAGGTTGAAAGCATAGATCCCTCCACAGCCGAATTGTTCATTATCAAGGGGGCGATCTATTCCAAGCTGGATGAAAAAGGACTGGCGAGGGAGAATTTTAACAAAGCCATCTTTCACTCCGATCAGCTGGACATGACGTACTTCGACATTGCCATGGAGTGTGAGAGCCTCGGAAATTTCACGGAAGCCATTCGTTTCCTGAAAAAATCCTACGACGCCAATCCGACCAATCCCAACATCCTGTCTGAACTTGCCTTTTGCTATGATGTGACCGACCAGGTAGATGAAAGCATTCGTTTCCATCAGGCGCTGATCGACAACAATCCGTATCAGGAACTGGCATGGTTCAACCTGGCCGTGGCTCAATGCAAAAAAGAGGATTATGAAGGCGCCTATCATTCATTTGAATACGCCAGTCTGATCAGAGACAATTTCTGGGAGGCCCATTTTGAAATGGGCGAGATGCTGGTGGCGCTGAACAAAAGAAAAGAAGCCATCTCTGCATACGAGCAATCCCTCATGTACTTC encodes the following:
- a CDS encoding shikimate dehydrogenase; amino-acid sequence: MATERIYGLIGYPLEHSFSKTYFTEKFQREHLDGCTYDNFPIPDIELFPDILKNPKLSGLNVTIPYKEQVIPYLSELDPVAREIGAVNVIRIARDNGRVICTGFNTDAYGFETSLTPLLSVKHTTALVLGTGGAAKAVIYVLNKLGMKVTLAGRTANASRIPFEQVNEKLIREHLLVVNTTPLGMHPNTEGIPPLPYHALSSDHVLYDLVYNPSETRFLLEGKKAGCKTENGLKMLHLQAEKAWETWNR
- a CDS encoding tetratricopeptide repeat protein: MFWNNGNHASDPKVPAAVERYEQMLKNGSFTFLDAFEWEDVIQYYMGCNNARMALDATRRAVDQYPYSTNFLLTKAQLLAANGRMRLALRILSKVESIDPSTAELFIIKGAIYSKLDEKGLARENFNKAIFHSDQLDMTYFDIAMECESLGNFTEAIRFLKKSYDANPTNPNILSELAFCYDVTDQVDESIRFHQALIDNNPYQELAWFNLAVAQCKKEDYEGAYHSFEYASLIRDNFWEAHFEMGEMLVALNKRKEAISAYEQSLMYFKSPRTLYCIGECWEELEDYSKAARYYKRALRGDPAMADAWFGLGITSFQNRKETEAIQQMRKAIRLDEFNGEYWYMLGEVLKKTGDHEGAEEAYRTVIKLEPFTASAWVDLAELLIAQDRVDEGILTAIEGSKEHPDFSEIFYRISGYMLLHSQRKEGLRYLEDALALDYPGHQQFLQAFPALKNDPHISYLIELYHPHS